In the genome of Paenibacillus pabuli, the window TTGGAAGGAAGCCGCGTCTAGTTCATTATTCTGAAAAACAAAATCATACGGCATCATTGCCCTTGACTCACTGTCTGCTGAGTAGTATAGCGAGTAAGCGATAGCAATCATGGTCAGTGTCATAGCAGACAAAACAGTGATTAGAGTAAGCGAGCTTGAATTCGCTTTGAGCCTATGCATCATGGGAGCGAGCGACAAGCTGTTTTTCAAACCGAGTTGACCATTCCTGTTCTTTCGGAATCGGTAGAACAGCCAGCCAATCGTAATGCGAAACAGCAAAAAGGTTCCAAGAATGATGGAGACGAGGGTAATCGTGATTCGCATCAACAATTGGCCTTCTGATAGCGTGTTCGAGAAGTAATAACCTGTCACGATTAAGACGATGCCTAACATTCCCAAAAGGGCAGACAGCACCTCACTCACTTCTGTTGGCCGATCCATTTGCTGATCCGAATTGAACAATTGTAGCAGTGTAGTGCGATACACTTTGAATAGCATTTGAATGATGGTGAGTCCGATTAGCACGGCAAACACGAGGGCCGTTTGAAACGCAGCCGTACCGGAGAAATGAAGCGGGATAACTCCGTCAGTACCAATTAACTTCATGAGAATAAGCAAGAATAAGCGTGACATAAGTGCACCTGAACCAATGCCGATCACTAGTGCTCCTAACCCAAGCATCATATTTTCGATAATAAGAAGAAGCATAACTTTATTCCGTGTCAGACCAATAAGTTGATAAAGACCAATTTCTTTGCTCCGCCGATTTAGAAAAATACTGTTCGCATATAGCATAAAAATCGCGACAATTGCTACCAGCAGTAAGCCCGAAGCTTTGAACAAGGAAGCAAATGCGACATCCCCAAAAGTTGCTGCCAGGATTGATTTATCGTTTTGCAAAGTGGCAAAGACAAAATACAAAGTCACACTTATCATCAAAGCAAAAAAGTAAAGATAGTATTGTTTTATATTTTTACGCATACTGCGGCTGACCAGTTCAAACAACGTCAATGTTGTCACCTCCGAGCACAGCCTGCACATTCATGATGTCCTTGAAAAAAGCCTGTCTTGTTTTGCTGCCACGGTACAACTCGGAATACAGCATTCCATCCTTCAAAAAGACGACACGGCTGCAATAACTAGAAGCGACCGGGTCATGTGTTACCATCATTATTGTTACGCGGTCCTGGCGATTCATTTCTTCCAGTTTACCAAGCATCACGGAAGCAGCTTTCGAATCCAGAGCCCCCGTTGGCTCATCGGCAAAGACGATAGATGGCCTATGTATTAACGCCCGTGCTGCAGAGGCTCGCTGCCGCTGACCACCGGAAATTTCATGCGGATATTTATGAGCAATCTCCGTGATACCAAGCTGTGACGCCAGCTTTTGAAACGCATCTTCCACCGTCGATTTGTTCGACTTTCCGAGTGAGAGCGGGAGCAGCACATTTTCTTTGACTGTCAGCGTGTCCAGCAGATTGTAATCCTGAAAAATAAAACCGAGCTTGTTACGTCTGAAAACGGCCAAATCGACATTCTTCATGGTCGAGATATCTGAACCCTCGATGATAACCTTTCCTTCTGTCGCTTGATCTATCGTCGCCAGCACATTGATCAGCGTAGACTTCCCTGACCCGGATGGTCCCATAATACCAACGAATTCCCCTTCCATCACGCGCAGGTCAATTCCCCTCAGTACCTGCTGGACATTACCTCTATAGCCATAAGTTTTACGGACCTGCTGCGCATACAACACG includes:
- a CDS encoding FtsX-like permease family protein gives rise to the protein MTTLTLFELVSRSMRKNIKQYYLYFFALMISVTLYFVFATLQNDKSILAATFGDVAFASLFKASGLLLVAIVAIFMLYANSIFLNRRSKEIGLYQLIGLTRNKVMLLLIIENMMLGLGALVIGIGSGALMSRLFLLILMKLIGTDGVIPLHFSGTAAFQTALVFAVLIGLTIIQMLFKVYRTTLLQLFNSDQQMDRPTEVSEVLSALLGMLGIVLIVTGYYFSNTLSEGQLLMRITITLVSIILGTFLLFRITIGWLFYRFRKNRNGQLGLKNSLSLAPMMHRLKANSSSLTLITVLSAMTLTMIAIAYSLYYSADSESRAMMPYDFVFQNNELDAASFQAKLENEGIIFHQETMKAIRLKGSFSNDEREDRTVLLLPAEDLKISDTNVVIPDPNEAVWYKGQKNALEKETNAIAFPLQVKLKEGNTSFNIQIVKDIDRYAMNFGVSGRQLVVAKETLQNIREKLNLKEEDAIVNIKAYRLEKNSDQAAASNMYAAYANAEKVLPDFYNYSRESLRKFGLIIFTAGFLGLVFLIATGSILYFKQMTEAEQEKKSYTILRQLGFNEREIMGGIIRKQLFVFAIPLIMGMLHSIFAVRTASVLTISDISFPAAIAMAIYTLVYFAFAALTVGYYRRIVAEAL
- a CDS encoding ABC transporter ATP-binding protein, whose product is MNRIEMQKNVLYAQQVRKTYGYRGNVQQVLRGIDLRVMEGEFVGIMGPSGSGKSTLINVLATIDQATEGKVIIEGSDISTMKNVDLAVFRRNKLGFIFQDYNLLDTLTVKENVLLPLSLGKSNKSTVEDAFQKLASQLGITEIAHKYPHEISGGQRQRASAARALIHRPSIVFADEPTGALDSKAASVMLGKLEEMNRQDRVTIMMVTHDPVASSYCSRVVFLKDGMLYSELYRGSKTRQAFFKDIMNVQAVLGGDNIDVV